AAGACTTTGAGGCGTCGATACTTGTAAACGGCGCCCATTAGACCGATGGAAATCAAGACCCAAGACATGGAAATGGCCAATAAAGCGATCCTGTTATCAATGCCACGCAGAAATGAACAAAATTAATTCGGTTACTACACGAAAAGAAAGGAAGTTTCAATGCGGAAGAAACTTGTTTTCTAGTGACGATACAGGACACGCACGTATGCCAACGAAGTTGAATAACGAGTTTTTTCATCTGAATGTGCAGAATGTCTAAACTGCTGGTACGCGATATGTATTCAAGTTTTTCGTGCATAATTCAAAGTTTGGCTAAAAATGGTATGTCTCTTTTTACATGCACCGACATTGACGAGAGCCATTTCAAAAGGCATTCCCCTCTATGTTCATCTTCAGATGTTCTTTCGACCCCCAAGAACGAACAAGGTGAAAATgaggagaagaaaacaaggGCGGATACCTTTAAAAATCACGCACGCCATCGAATGATGGCACATATAGCCATCGTGGATGGTGTGCGTGACTCAATGCACGTACCTCATAATATTAGCCACAAAACTTTAACACAACTGTTCATTTCTCTTGTGTAACTGATTGTTTTCTCCCTCAGCTGAAGAGGAGAAACGAGTTCCCCATCTTTTTCTGACTTATTGGCAGAGGTGCGTCTGTTCCCCGCACGCAGCCAACACAGCACGTGTCCGTGTCTGGAATCTTAACCTCTAACGATTGTGTCAAAGTCATTAGCTGCACCTGGTGGTCGTATTACAGTACGCCGATGACAAACAAACTggtaaataaagaaatttttagAGGTTTACGACGTGCTCGTCACGACGTTGATGAAGAGAGAAAACACGTTTCACGCACACTAGTGAAAATCGAATGCGTGTTTTTAATAGAATTCCATGTCGTAAATGAGACGGGTTATCGAATGCTTTATAATGCGCACTTCCTTATTCATTCGTCAATAGGTTTCTTTTCATCTGGTCTCATTAAACAAACATGTAAACATCAACTTTGATCGCACGCCATCTATacttgttatttttttctttttcatcagATGTCAATAATGTCAAGAGGATTCAAACCTAAAGGGCCAGTCGTAAGGCGCCAAACATGGCGAATCATCGACGCAGACGTCGCATCCAGCGGAGCATGGAAGACATCGGTACAATTGGTCGTACACTGGGCTGTTGAAGGTCAACTTATTCCGAAAGGCCACTACGTATGTAGGTAAATCAAtgttaaatgaaacaattaaTAGCTTGAAAGTAAAAGCTATGAAATAGTGAAGGTATTTTACATTCGACGTGGGATCCGTTGAAAGTGGCATTTTTCAAAAACGGCGAATAATATCCGGGTAAGCAGGTGCAAGTGTAACCACCTCGTATCCAGCCGTAACCTCTCTCGAATCGGCACTACATATTCATCAATCAATTAGGTAACATTTGATACACGCACATAAATATTGAAAGAGAAATGGCATACGGTGCTAGTCTCGTGACATTTATGGGTGCCACTAAAATGCGTAATTGTTTGCTGATCAGCTGTTGTCTCAACCGACGACGGCCCGTCGCCGCATTGGTTGATGTCCATCGACGAAACGGACACGTCTACGGTAAGCAATCCATCCAACCTTTCCAAATAGTTtccaaaaaaggaaaaagaaagacatttcgttttttttttcgaaaatcaGGAAATGCGATTGGACAAAGAAAATCATTTCaagtttttcgttttcaaacCGGTCGGCAGCTGTGGAAGACGTGGGAGAAACGCTGGTGACCGGAATGGTGTACGTGAGCAACCAGCGGCGACTGGAACACTGGTAATACGGAAACGTCCACCATCCGAGAAAGGTGACATTCGACGAATTGATCATGAACTTGTTCCAGTTGGCTAGAAAACCTTTCGCCGCTTGCGGAGTCGAACGGAAGGGATCGTCGAACCACGGCAGATCGTTCAGCGCCGTGTTGCCCAGCAACACGCTGCCGGAACTGGTGGATGTCGCCTTTGGCAGCGTTGTCGACTGtgagtgttttttttaaaatgatggaTCAACTTATTCGTGTGTTTGTAGACAGACGTGTTATGCGACAGATGGATAAGAACGGGCGACCACGGACCTGTTGTTGAATGGAAGCGTTGATGGATGCCGACTGCTGGATGTAATCGACTTTGACGGATGGGTCGGCGTAAGGAGAAGCTGGACGAGTCGCGTGGGCCATAAAGAGGAGATTGACGATATTGCCTTGTTCGCGAATGAGACCGTTTGATTGCGATGATGAAGCCGATGATGCGAGTGCTGTTGGCTTAGTGAATGTGACCATACGTGAAGTTTCGATTGTCCGCTCGCTCCGCACGGCGCTCGTAATCAGCAACTTGAGCAATTCTGAATAACGGCGGGAGACGCGCAATTAGTCAAACAACAGCTACTATGCAAATTATGTGGACGCTAATGCGTTGCGACATTTTCTTCGCATGCCGTAAAAGGGTAAGCTTAGCAAATCGAATGGTACCTTATCAATGACctacattttcaattttaaaacaaaaccaagAAATAAGGCCGGAACGTCGCAGAATGACCTTCACCAACATTCATATATTAAATCGAGTCCAACGTAAACGTCATTTCGAAATCACCTTTGGACTTTtccacagaaaaaaacaaaaatacccTTAAAATATGCAGCCAACCGGTTTTCCGTTTGTCTTggacagtaaaaaaaaacgaacaataGTGTACCGTATCAGATGACGTTAAGTTTCCAGTAATATGCGTGAGGAAAAAAGTGTGACGTCACCCAAGAGCGAAAGCGTGGTCACTTTCAAGCTGAAAGGataaggggggaaaaaaaggtttgccgaaacccgggatcgaaccagggacctttagatcttcagtctaacgctctcccaactgagctatttcggcGATATACTAATCGAGTTTTCGTCAGATACGACTACAGAAGCGTCTTAGGAGGCGATCGATTGAGCATTATTACATCAGGACACAATATGGCTCGATCAATATGCTACTCGAGCACAAAAAAGGGAAGCTTTGGAAACGCGTGGTGTACATTTTACTTTGGTTTAATTACATGCTTAAGATTTGTCTCGCTGTTATAAAAATCGCTACGAGTGCTAAAgtttcctttaaaaaatgtacCCTTAAACGAAAACCTCTTTAAGTCTTTAGATAATAAAGGCTGTTGCTTTCTGTGTTAGTTTTAAATCTTCGCTGGTTTTACGTATTCTACAGCGGTCCTTTTATATATTGTTTTCACCTTACATATAGGGTTGGGCGGGATGATGTAAAAGACAAACACACGCAACGAAAAGCAAAGGCTTCCTTTGGGGATTTATTGATCCGTCCTACTCTGAAACGATTAAATAAATCGCCCGTAAGAGAATTGGCCCTGAAAACAAAGCGCCAGAGTGGATAGCTGTAGAACGGCCTTTTGATCTCACATCAAAggtttaaaatttgttttttaacgcTGGTAGACTAACGGGATCATGGAAGTCACTGGTTGCCATGGTAGCAACTCATTTGATTCCCGTCCAACTCtgtttaaatacatttttcatcTAGTTTTAACTCAAGTCACATGTATGGTTGTATAGAAGTGGACCAGCAGGATTTTCAAGGCATCTACCATTCTTTGccatttgtttcaaaattcaaacaaaaaaaaaaaggaggcgaAAAAAATCGTTAGTTCCTAGTAGGAAATGACATAAAtacatgtttttaaaaagaaaacaaaaagaaaaagaaaatgtattatCTTAAAAATACCCGTTCGCATAGAAAGGGAAATGAAGTGGTCGAGCCGGATCTCCTAAATATacttggaaagaaaaaaagtccCTTTCCCACAGCAGCCCAAACCTATAATCACATAGGAAAAGTTTGGcctccttttatttctttctttttttatttttatcttaatcttttaaaataaatgggTAAGTATAGTAATCAAGCCAATTGCGTCTGTGCGATgtatagtaaaaaaataagacaGTGTAATCATCGTCTATCCTCTATAATACTGAAAATGTCATCAGATATAATGGAGCGTATATAAAGATGCGAGTATATAATATGAAAGAAAGTCAACAAGCCTTGATTGTCCAGTTGTCCAAGATCTTGGAGAAGACGGGCGAGCATGTCGGCTTTTTGTCGGGCGGCTTCGAATGCGTCCACCCTGACGGACACGGGCACCGAACGGAATTGCTGCGAGATGCACAAAGAGCCTAAATTGCCCGACGTGACGTCACCGATTTCGGCCAGAAGATCGTCCAGTTGCTCCGTTCTGTTATTGCCACCGCCGCCcttcaaaatcaaaacaaaaacctgtAGGACTATTATCATTATAGTTAttgtgtctctctctctctctctctggtcGTTTGGAACTGAGTGTGTAACGACCCAAAACGAAATAGGATCCAGGAGCCAAATGGCTTTTGGTTTTTATTGGCcggatgaaaaaataaaaaaagaaaggaaaaggggGGACTTAACGGCGACACGTGACCACATTTCATTTATAAGAAATAATggcacacataaaaaaaaatttttaaacaaatctgtaatttctttttctttttaaatgaaagTTTAAATAGTCGGAGTGGAAAGATAGAAGGTCCGTACGTTATGGTGGATGTTGGGCGGGGCTAGCGGATCAGCCATCAGAAGCCGAAAAGCCGTTGACAGCAGGAAGCCCAACAATGGCCAGCAAGACATGGCGTCTGTCAGCACGAGCGTCTCCAGGTGAGTATAATAGTTTTCTCTCTATCTCTCTTTCCACCTGtatcgcacacacacaaaggggAAACTTTTTTTGTTAGCTTCTCAATccgccatttttctttgtaattactttaaaaaaaaaaacattgaaaaaacatgcgtttgtcatttttttttaaatctccgTCTTATAATTTATACATTTATGCTTTGTGTGCTACATAATTCGAGAAATTATACACGCCTGATGCGTGAACTGCTTTTCACGATTCACCTCATTATACGTTTGCAATGAATTTCGCAAATTGCAAACACAATGGAAAAACCCTTTAAAATTCACATTTTCCTTATaatcgagaagaaaaaaggaagagaaaaacacccaaaacaaaaaattctacacgactctatgtaaaaagaaaaggaaaaagaaataaatcacGGATTTCTTTCCGCTTTGGCGCTGATGGGTTTTCTTTTATGCCTGcgctctttttatttcttgttgtaGACATAAAAAAACGATGGACGAGAGGTGATTTATACGGGCGACGATGAGTCTGCCGTCGTTATTATACAAATATCAAAACTCCTATATCCTACACAATCCATCAtattcttctccttttttttttatattactATTAAAATTTTCGCCAGTTCATCGGGACCACACATCGACCATCATCCTATCCATTGACTTggatcacacacacacagcgtCCATTAAACGAGCATTAGCCAGCCAATGTAAAAATGAATTCGCCATCAGCATATattagacacacacacacacacacgctctATCTATTTTAAACCTATATAATAAATCTATTACATTACAAGATCAACCGTTGATCAAAAGActcccccccacacacacacatacatggTTTTGTTGATTAATGTTATTTTGTAAAATGGGAACATCAATGCAAATCGCCTCAAGATTATCGTCGACTTGAGAGCATCACACACGAATATGTATGTATAACCTAGACTTGGCAGGTTAATGATGCaccggtgtgtgtgtgttcgccCTTGGATGTTGATACACGAGCGAGCGTCAGTCGGATTGAAGATAGGGCACATGCCTTTTCTCTTGATTTTCGCCTTCAAACGGATCGAAAGTGAGGCCAATCGATTATTGATTAAGCCACACGCGAACCAAGCGAACGAGAGAATATATATGGGAGGAGACAAGTGCTGTGTCCCGTGTAACACACACCCTCTCGTTCTGCTGCGTCTTTTGTCAAAGCATCCACAGCATACATATGATATTAAACGTTGTATAGTATAGAGATATACGTTTCGACTATGCTGTCTTCCTATAtacgtctatatgtatatatagaaGATTTCGTTCGCTAAAAATGCAGTGTGCGGATGCATCAGTCGTTATATTCGCGAGCTGCGCAACATCGCTTTTGGCATGTCAATGATATTTGCTCCGTGGAGTATTAAGGCAAATGTGATAACAGTTCGTACACCCACGAACTAAATCTTTTctatttcgttttcgtttttattacTTTCAGTGTGTGAGAGAGACGGTTATATAAAGAGAGAATGATCCATCAGGAGAACCAATCACAGTCGATATATTGAATCGTTGGGACTACATccaaacag
This genomic interval from Daphnia magna isolate NIES linkage group LG8, ASM2063170v1.1, whole genome shotgun sequence contains the following:
- the LOC116929225 gene encoding probable G-protein coupled receptor CG31760 isoform X1, translating into MSCWPLLGFLLSTAFRLLMADPLAPPNIHHNGGGGNNRTEQLDDLLAEIGDVTSGNLGSLCISQQFRSVPVSVRVDAFEAARQKADMLARLLQDLGQLDNQELLKLLITSAVRSERTIETSRMVTFTKPTALASSASSSQSNGLIREQGNIVNLLFMAHATRPASPYADPSVKVDYIQQSASINASIQQQSTTLPKATSTSSGSVLLGNTALNDLPWFDDPFRSTPQAAKGFLANWNKFMINSSNVTFLGWWTFPYYQCSSRRWLLTYTIPVTSVSPTSSTAADRLDGLLTVDVSVSSMDINQCGDGPSSVETTADQQTITHFSGTHKCHETSTCRFERGYGWIRGGYTCTCLPGYYSPFLKNATFNGSHVELAFRNKLTFNSPVYDQLYRCLPCSAGCDVCVDDSPCLAPYDWPFRIALLAISMSWVLISIGLMGAVYKYRRLKVFKVASPTFLCVTLLGCAIMYAEMAAIFPELNTPACVATKWTRHMGFCITFSSLLMKTWRVSLTYRVKSAHKLKLTDQQLLQWMVPIMLVATVYLGAWTASDPPTGEFILTGPTMKFTQCTYNWWDHSLAIGEVFFLMWGIHVCYSVRRAETYFNETKHISWAVYNIAVTNIIFASFHLLLLPNVGPDMKYLLGFVRTQMSTTVTIALVFGPKFYLVAVGRGDEHDARTKARGVTASFSLNGLSLASGMGGSCAGAGGGVLVGGGMTENLENSGNPPEPDDQPVDLYRENEELKEQLQKLAGHMEFMKIVHMGVNNPHLKPKPGGYFSHGNVATSAAAAAVVSVAAATSVATVAAPGSGPGSTSPSTAGESSLLQKRGASLLEPAVVHFNYESDVLLSRKSSSRQIQPSSLGVVVDDANVLDDSPTAELLPNSGPSKL
- the LOC116929225 gene encoding probable G-protein coupled receptor CG31760 isoform X2; translation: MSCWPLLGFLLSTAFRLLMADPLAPPNIHHNGGGGNNRTEQLDDLLAEIGDVTSGNLGSLCISQQFRSVPVSVRVDAFEAARQKADMLARLLQDLGQLDNQELLKLLITSAVRSERTIETSRMVTFTKPTALASSASSSQSNGLIREQGNIVNLLFMAHATRPASPYADPSVKVDYIQQSASINASIQQQSTTLPKATSTSSGSVLLGNTALNDLPWFDDPFRSTPQAAKGFLANWNKFMINSSNVTFLGWWTFPYYQCSSRRWLLTYTIPVTSVSPTSSTAADRLDGLLTVDVSVSSMDINQCGDGPSSVETTADQQTITHFSGTHKCHETSTCRFERGYGWIRGGYTCTCLPGYYSPFLKNATFNGSHVELAFRNKLTFNSPVYDQLYRCLPCSAGCDVCVDDSPCLAPYDWPFRIALLAISMSWVLISIGLMGAVYKYRRLKVFKVASPTFLCVTLLGCAIMYAEMAAIFPELNTPACVATKWTRHMGFCITFSSLLMKTWRVSLTYRVKSAHKLKLTDQQLLQWMVPIMLVATVYLGAWTASDPPTGEFILTGPTMKFTQCTYNWWDHSLAIGEVFFLMWGIHVCYSVRRAETYFNETKHISWAVYNIAVTNIIFASFHLLLLPNVGPDMKYLLGFVRTQMSTTVTIALVFGPKFYLVAVGRGDEHDARTKARGVTASFSLNGLSLASGMGGSCAGAGGGVLVGGGMTENLENSGNPPEPDDQPVDLYRENEELKAEISKLLTV